The sequence below is a genomic window from Lolium perenne isolate Kyuss_39 chromosome 7, Kyuss_2.0, whole genome shotgun sequence.
AATGACAAAATCTTCCTACGAAATATCATGTCACAATTTCCTATTTTCGTAAGTTCATAGAAGTTCCATATATTATTACCATATACTCCAATCATCTTACATTGTTTTCATAAAAGTTTTAGGTCATGATTATTTTTAAGAAAATATGCTCCTTTTTTCGCACATATTCCTGTTTTATTTCTTTTCCACACAAATATGATTCACATATATTATAGTTCACTACTAGAAAACAggctatcagtggcgcaccactttttgtCATCAGTGGCGAACTAGACGTGCGCAACTCAGATCACGCATGGGAGTCGCGCACGACTCAAGCGACATTCCTAACTcaagtaacagtggcgcactacctagtgcgccactactaacttATAGGTGCGCCACCCTTGACACATCCTTatattaggtgcgccactgctaagtctgGGGTGGAGCTGAATCATAAAATAAATATAGCAATGGCGCATGGTTGttgtggtgcgccactagtaTTTTCATAGCAGTGGGGCACTGTTTTTGGTGCGCCATCGCTATATAGTGGAGCACCACtagaggggtgcgccactactagtgaTCTTACGGCACCATTTGAGAAATCCTTTACTATCCATATATGTCATTAATaacaaaatacaattaaaatatttctatttttgagctaattccataaaatgaacaagagatgTTTCAAGTATGGTTTCACTAACATTTTGGTATAGAAGAGATATGACATATTGCATATAAGGGTTATACATGATTTTCCAAGCTTTCCATTAAAAAATTATTTACGATTCACATGTGTTTCaattattttgctttgttttcagAAATTTTTCAGTACATTTAAAAAAACAATTTTTTATATATCTTTGAGCTAATTCCATAAAATATCTTGTTCACGAAATATTTTATTGAAATTCTGAAATATAATTAAACTATTATAACATAAAATATATAACTGGATTATGTGTGAATCATATTTATGTGAAAAAACAGAAATAATTGGAGTATATgtgaaaaatgaactaaaattctaaaaaaaatctaaaaaattatGTAAACCCATACGTAGACAAATATCTTGTTCGTTTGATTTGGGTTGGTCATAGAAATTTGAAGAatattttattgaaatttggaaaATACCTTAACTAAAGTATGGGTGAAAAATGAACTAAACTTATTTTTAAAAATTTATACTAATCATAATTTCAAAATTTGTAGCGAAAAAAAGTACTCTAAATAGATTTTAGTGTAATATGGGATTATTAGCTAGCTGTTGTGGAGTCGGCGTAATAAGCCAAGAGAGAGAAGGTGCATGCAAAGGGACAAAGGCACGTGGGTGGGGCCTACGTAGGAGCAGAAAATAACACAATGAACGCATACACAAGAATACATAGATGTGGTAGACCTGTACTAGATCAGCTGGCACCACATGATTGGTTGCTGGGAGTCCGGTAGTTACCGGCTCCGTTAGAAGTGACTATCCGGCATACCGTAACATTCAAGAATCCCCAGGATAGCTCGTCTCCACATCTGATCATTCAGACATCTGATCTAGAAAGCTGGCGCTATATCATGGACGACTCGTTCACAGTGCAGTGCACCATCACCGTGCTCAAGGAGATTCCTGATCTGGCGACAATCTCAGCTAAAGAAGTGCAGGTGCCATCCTCCAACTTGCACGAGCACCTCGGCGACCTCCTGAAGAGCGAGACCGGAGCGGACGTCACATTTGTTGTCTCTGGTGAGTCCTTTGCCGCGCATAAGGCCATACTTGCCGGAAGGTCCCCCGTGCTCATGGCGGAATTCTTCGGGGATATGAAGGAAACGAGGTCTCCATGTGTGGAGATCAAGAACATGGAGGCGACGGCCTTCAAGGCCATGCTGCACTTCATCTACACTGACACTCTGCCGGTACTTGCTGATAATCTGTCTGAGACGTTGGTGGTTATGGCTCAGCATCTGCTGGCAGCCGCTGATAGGTATGGACTGGACAAGCTCAAGCTGATTTGTGAACGCAAGCTCGCCGGTGGCATTAGCGTCAGCACGGCTGCGACGACTCTAGCTCTAGCAGAGCAGCACAACTGTTCCCTGCTCAAGGCAAAGTGCTTAGAGTTCATTGTTAGGACTGCAGCCACTCTTGATGCTGTCATGGCGACAGAGGGGTACAGGCACCTGGAGGCAAGCTGCCCTTTGGTGCTGCGTGAGCTTCTGAAATGTGCCCGTGGGAGAAAGCGTAGCTAGTGCAGATGTCCGTCAGTAATTGATGGTATGAAATGTGTGTCTCGTGTGCTGTTCGTAGCAACATATGCCCACGTCTCATTCTAGAAAAGAGAATTCATTTCCATCTAAAACTACACGCGACAACGAGTTTTGCTTGCTTGCATTACTTGAATCCTTTTTCTCGAGTTCGGTGTTATCCAAAGCACATTTGGTCAACAGCGTATCGTCGTGCCGAGACTTCCTCCACCACTGCTACCACGGGCGAAAATCTTCTCCACTCTGACGGCAGGAACCGCAGCTTAAAGAATACTCAGTTTACTTGTAACCTTTCTGACATGAAGACGCGTTTATCTATTTACTGTTGGCGCTAGCTCTCTCTCGCTCACGGACAAACCGGACGAatggaggtagaagaagaagaagacatgagACCAAAAAAGTTCTCGGCAACGAATGCCGTGCTGCACAAACAACGTCGTTTTCCTTCAAACTAGTGGCTCATACCACAATAGCTttcacctcctcgaaaaaggcgttcgtccgctatattaatatagcaaccacacATACAACAAGTCTTGAAATAAAAGACAATGCTGGGGCAGCAGAAAACACATGCCCAAACAAGAAaaattcaacaacaacaacaacaagcctttcagtcccaaacaagttggggtaggcatgCCCAAACAAGAAAAAGAATAAATAAAATGGAGACAAAGGCAGATCAACTAAACGAAGGAGACCACATACCCGTTGCGCCCTCCGGAGAAGTACCACCATGCTTCGAGCTCTGGATCGTCACGTACCAAGCTGCAACTTTATGAAGGAAAGCGACCATTGCTGCCCGAACTAGAAggttctagggtttcccccggcacacagagggaattggaagaaGGGTAGCCACGACACCCTCCACAAAGGAATGTTACCAACCTCAAGTGGCAACGCGCCGGTGGCGGGCAAGCCGACAAGGATTTCTCCGTAAAATCCCTATCCACAACCCCGGGCGATACGACGCATCGAAGCTCTGCGAGGACTCGACCCTGCCACCACCTAACTCACTGACCACGAACATGGACCATTGTGGTCAAGAAGTCACCACCATCCTCTCACCACGGTTGACGTCATGAGGTTTGCAAGgtagagtgatacgtctccgacgtatcgataatttcttgtgttccatgccacattattgatgatatctacatgttttatgcacactttatgtcatattcgtgcattttctggaactaacctattaacaagatgccgaagtgccagttgctgttttctgctgtttttggtttcagaaatcctagtaacgaaatattctcggaatttgacgaaatcaacgcccaggtcctattttgccacgaagcttccagaagaccgaagaggagacgaagtggggccacgaggcggccaaaccatagggcggcgcggcctggcccttggccgcgccgacctgtggtgtggggccctcgtgtggccccctgacctgcccttccgcctacttaaagcctccgtcgcgaaacccccagtaccgagagccacgatacggaaaaccttccagagacgccgccgccgccaatcccatctcgggggattctggagatctcctccggcaccctgccggagaggggattcatctcccggaggactcttcaccgccatggtcgcctccggagtgatgagtgagtagtctacccctggactatgggtccatagcagtagctagatggttgtcttctcctcattgtgcttcattgtcggatcttgtgagctgcctaacatgatcaagatcatctatctgtaattctatatgttgcgtttgttgggatccgatgaatagagaatacttgttatgttgattatcaaagttatgtctatgtgttgtttatgatcttgcatgctctccgttattagtagatgctctggccaagttgatgctagtaactccaagagagagtatttatgctcgatagtgggttcatgtctccgtgaatctgggggagtgtgagaaacctctaagattatggatgtgctgttgccactagggataaaacattggtgctatgttcgaggatgtagtcactgattacattacgcgcaatacttaatgcaattgtctgttgttagcaacttaatactggagggggttcggatgataacctgaaggtggactttttaggcatagatgcatgctggatagcggtctatgtactttgtcgtaatgcccaattaaatctcacaatactcatcataatatgtatgcgcattgttatgccctctctatttgtcaattgcccaactgtaatttgttcacccaacatgttgtttatcttatgggagagacacctctagtgaactgtggaccccggtccaattctctatactgaaatacaatctactgcaatactattctactgttttctgcaaacaatcatcatccacactatacatctaatcctttgttacaacaagccggtgagattgacaacctcactgtttcgttggggcaaagtactttggttgtgttgtgcaggttccacgttggcgccggaatctctggtgttgcgccgcactacatcccgccgccatcaaccttcaacgtgcttcttgactcctactggttcgattaaaccttggtttcttactgagggaaacttgccgctgtgcgcatcacaccttcctcttggggttcccaaaggacgtgtcaaccacacgcatcaagcaaatttctggcgccgttgccggggagatcaagacacgctgcaaggggagtctccacttcccaatctctttactttgtttttgtcttgctttattttatttactactttgtttgctgcactaaatcaaaatacaaaaaaattagttgctagttttactttatttgctatcttgtttgctatatcaaaaatacaaaaaaattagttacttgcatttactttacttgattcatcatgtttccttttaattttaccacgaaagacataccggtaggacgtgggtctatagttgggagaaataatatagaagaatttttcaatcatgttagtaccgttgaagattttgaagatagacacttggaagaacttgctcctacttatgaaattgctgctgctgctttagttcgcatgttggaaactaaatttgttaatctcaatcctataatccaacacatgtttcttacactcggtgatatggaagaaggggaaaagaaagattttgttttagaaaccctttttagagaatttggtggtatagcaagagaggctagaaaggtctttgctaaatatgatatgcttggttcttataccaattttgttagtctccttgaaaagatggatatggatagaataaagtacactaataatattaatgatggtggggagatcaaagcaccaataccatgtaagctcttagcaatgcatgaagcagtagaaaataactatgcttggcttgttcctgaaaatttatttgatgagagtagcaagcccaagactaatgaaaagggggacgctaaaacttatgtatctaatatactatgcctggttgagaaaactccgcaccccgctgtagatgcaccatctcttgataatacttgatacacactttctgcgcctagctgaaaggcgttaaagaaaagcgcttatgggagacaacccatgtttttactacagtactttgtttttattttgtgtcttggaagttgtttactactgtagcaacctcttcttatcttagtttagtgttttgttgtgccaagtaaagtcgttgatagtaaagttcatactagatttggattactgcgcagaaacagatttctttgctgtcacgaatctgggctgttttctctgtaggtaactcagaaaattatgccaatttacgtgagtgat
It includes:
- the LOC127315304 gene encoding BTB/POZ and MATH domain-containing protein 1-like, giving the protein MEKTTCTNLTDVVRSVQLLKVNGYSMTKTMDSEEGCIKSRWNVDGYEWEIRLYSAGLPGHGGFYSSWIAMELVFLSEARARNVKATLGYRLVDPIPTARPSNEVTIRHTVTFKNPQDSSSPHLIIQTSDLESWRYIMDDSFTVQCTITVLKEIPDLATISAKEVQVPSSNLHEHLGDLLKSETGADVTFVVSGESFAAHKAILAGRSPVLMAEFFGDMKETRSPCVEIKNMEATAFKAMLHFIYTDTLPVLADNLSETLVVMAQHLLAAADRYGLDKLKLICERKLAGGISVSTAATTLALAEQHNCSLLKAKCLEFIVRTAATLDAVMATEGYRHLEASCPLVLRELLKCARGRKRS